A single window of Nicotiana tomentosiformis chromosome 1, ASM39032v3, whole genome shotgun sequence DNA harbors:
- the LOC138908875 gene encoding secreted RxLR effector protein 161-like, giving the protein MEDSKESDTPIATTTKLDIDEPGSSVDHKMYRGMIGSLLYFTTSRPDIVFSVSLCARFQENLNESHLAVFKRILRYLKGTTDICLWYLKGSNFNLVGYVDINYAGFLVDRKSISCMAHFLGSCLVSWTTKKHTFVALSTTKVEYVAAASCCAQLLWIKQ; this is encoded by the coding sequence ATGGAAGACTCCAAAGAAAGTGACACTCCTAtagcaacaaccacaaaattggatatagatgaacctggttcatctgttgaccATAagatgtataggggaatgattggctctctgTTATATTTCACTACgagtagacctgacattgtttttagTGTAagcctttgtgctagatttcaggaaAATCTAAATGAGTCTCACTTGGCTGTtttcaagaggatcttgagatacctaaaaggcaccactgatatCTGCCTATGGTATctaaaaggtagtaatttcaacttagtgggatatgttgatattaattatgcaggttttcttgtggatagaaagagcatttcatgtatggcacactttcttggctcatgtcttgtgtcttggacCACTAAAAAGCATACTTTTGTGGCCTTGTCTACTACAAAAGTTGAGTATGTGGctgctgcctcatgttgtgctcaattattgtggatcaaacagtaa